The sequence GCGAGCATCAGGTGCTCGCGTCGGCGATGGTGTTGACCGCACTCGTCCTGTGCATCTACCCCTGGGTCCACAGTGCGTGGCTGATGGGCTTGTGCGCGGCGGCGCTCGGCCTGGCGCTGGGGGCGGTCAACCCGATGGTGATGACGGCCTTGCACCACCTCACGCCGAGCGAGCGGCATGGCGAAGCCATTGCCTTGCGCTCGATGACGGTCAACGCCAGCAGCGCGCTGATGCCCTTGCTGTTTGGCGCGCTGGGCGCGGCGGTGGGGGCGTCGACGCTCTTCTGGGTGATGGGCGCGGCGGTGGGCGTGGGCAGCTGGCAGGCGCGGCTGATGGGCGGCCGCGCCTAGCGCCTCAGCGGCCGCCGTGCCTCAGAAGCGGATGGTGCCCGGGGCTGGGGCGGGGGCCGGTGCAGGCTCCGCAGCGGGCGCTGGTGCCGGGCGTGGCGCAGTGGGCGGCGCGACAGGTGCCTGGCGGGCTTCGGTCAGAGGCTCGGGCTTGCCCTGCGGGAAGTTGGCCGGAAGTTTCGAGTCTTTCGGGTAGCCGGCGGCGTCGATGTACGACGCCCACTGCTCACGTTGCCAGCCACGCACCACTTGCGCACCCACCGTGAGGACGGGCAGCGTGTTGCCACCAGTCAGCCGCTGGAGCGCCTGGCCGTCCTCCGGCGTGCTCACGAGTTTTTCGGACGCCGGGATGCCGCGCCCTCGCAGGAACTGGCGGCCCTCTTCGCAAGGCGGGCAGTCGGGTGCCACATAGATCACCACCGGGTAGCGCAGGGCCGCCTGGCGCACTTCATACGGCAGGCTCACGTCGTTGGCGGCACCGCCGCCGCGGGCGTTGACGGGTTGCACCTTGCGGTCGGTGCTGACGTCGGGCCGGTCGGTGTAGGTGACCTTGCCGTCGGGGCCGACGACCTTGTAGAGCGCATGGGCCGGCAGTGCGCCGAAGAGCGCAGCGGCCGCCGCCGAAGCGGCAAGGGTGTGGATCGCGCGGTGGCGTGGGCTCATGTCGTCATGTCTCCGGGGGTCGGCGGCTGCTCAAATTCTAGGCATCAGGCCATGCCTTGGTGGCGCAAAAGTGCGTCAATTCGTGGCTCGCGGCCGCGGAAGGCCTTGAAGCTTTCCATCGCCGGGCGGCTGCCACCGGCCTCGAGGATGGCCTCGCGGTAGCGGCGGCCGGTCTCGGGGTCGAGGGCGCTGGTTTCCTCGAAGGCGCTCCAGGCGTCGGCGCTCAGCACCTCGGCCCACTTGTAGCTGTAGTAGCCGGCCGAGTAGCCCCCGGCGAAGATGTGCGAGAACGAATGCTGGAATCGGTTGAAGGCAGGCGGCGCCATGACCGACACCTCGCGGCGCACCTCGTCGACGAGCTTCTGGATGTCGGCCTCGGCGCCGGGCTCGCTGTGCAGGCGCATGTCGAAGAGCGCGAACTCGATCTGCCGCAGCGTCTGCAGGCCACTCTGGAAATTCTTGGCGGCGAGCATCTTGTCGAAGAGCGCGCGCGGCAGCGGCTCGCCGGAGTCGACGTGGGCGGTCAGGTGCTTGAGAACGTCCCACTCCCAGCAGAAGTTCTCCATGAACTGGCTGGGCAGCTCGACGGCGTCCCACTCCACACCGGAAATGCCGGCCACGCCGATGTCGTTCACCTGCGTGAGCATGTGGTGCAGGCCGTGGCCGAACTCGTGGAAGAGCGTGGTGACCTCGTCGTGCGTCAGCAGCGCAGGCTTGCCGCCACTCGGAGGCGTGAAGTTGCACACGAGATGCGCCACCGGCGTTTGCGTGCGGCCTTCGGGCCGGGCCCAGCGGCCACGCACGTCGTCCATCCACGCGCCGGGGCGCTTGCCGGTGCGGGCGTAGGGGTCGAGGTAGAACTGGCCGACCAGTTGCGGGCTACCGGAGGGCCCCATCGTGGCCTGGCGTTCGATGCGGAAGAAGCGCACGTTCGGGTTCCACACCTCGGCTTCGTCGGGCCGGATGCTGACCTCGAACAGTGTCTCGATGATGCGGAAGAGGCCCGACAGCACCTTGGGCTCGGTGAAGTACTGCTTCACCTCCTGGTCGCTGAACGCGTAGCGCGCTTCCTTGAGCTTCTCGCTGGCGTAGGGCACGTCCCACGACTGCAGGTCGGCGAGGCCGAGCTCGGTGCGGGCGAACTCGCGCAGCTCGGCGAGGTCGCGCTCGGCGTAGGGGCGGGCACGTTTCGCCAGATCGCGCAGGAAGTCCAGCACCTGCTGCGGCGAGTCGGCCATCTTGGGCACGAGCGAGACTTCGGCGAAGTTCTGGTAGCCGAGCAGCTTCGCCTCTTCCTGGCGCAGCTCGAGCAGCTCTTTCATGATGGCGCTGTTGTCGTGCTCGGGCTTGCCGAGATCGCTGGCGCGGGTGGCGTAGGCGGTGTAAAGCTCCTGGCGCAGGGCACGGTCGTCGCCGTACTGCATCACGGGGAAGTAGCTCGGGAAGTGCAGCGTGAGCTTGTGGCCCGGCTTGCCTTCGGCCTCGGCGGCGGCGCGCGAGGCCTGCTTCACGTCGTCGGGCACACCGGCGAGGCGGCTTTCGTCGACGTAGAGCGCGTAGCTGTCGGTAGCGTCCATCACGTGCTCGGAGTAGGCCGTCGTGAGCGCTGCATGCCGCTCCTGGATCTGCGCGTAGCGCTCGCGGGCCGCGCCTTGCAGCTCCGCGCCCGACAGCACGAAATCGCGCATCGCGTTGGACAGTGCCTTCTTGCGCGCCGCGTTCAGCCTGGTCGCCGCCGGGCTCGTCGCAATCGCCTTGTACTTGGCGTAGAGCCGCTCGTCGGCGCCGAGCCGGGTGTGGAACTCGGTGATCTTCGGGATGTTCTCGTTGTAGACGG comes from Piscinibacter sp. HJYY11 and encodes:
- a CDS encoding M3 family metallopeptidase, whose translation is MSNPLLDTTGLPHFAQIKPEHVTPAITELLAVADAALERATSDEVPADYDAMSAVLDVATERLHSAWGAVAHLNHVADNPELRAVYNENIPKITEFHTRLGADERLYAKYKAIATSPAATRLNAARKKALSNAMRDFVLSGAELQGAARERYAQIQERHAALTTAYSEHVMDATDSYALYVDESRLAGVPDDVKQASRAAAEAEGKPGHKLTLHFPSYFPVMQYGDDRALRQELYTAYATRASDLGKPEHDNSAIMKELLELRQEEAKLLGYQNFAEVSLVPKMADSPQQVLDFLRDLAKRARPYAERDLAELREFARTELGLADLQSWDVPYASEKLKEARYAFSDQEVKQYFTEPKVLSGLFRIIETLFEVSIRPDEAEVWNPNVRFFRIERQATMGPSGSPQLVGQFYLDPYARTGKRPGAWMDDVRGRWARPEGRTQTPVAHLVCNFTPPSGGKPALLTHDEVTTLFHEFGHGLHHMLTQVNDIGVAGISGVEWDAVELPSQFMENFCWEWDVLKHLTAHVDSGEPLPRALFDKMLAAKNFQSGLQTLRQIEFALFDMRLHSEPGAEADIQKLVDEVRREVSVMAPPAFNRFQHSFSHIFAGGYSAGYYSYKWAEVLSADAWSAFEETSALDPETGRRYREAILEAGGSRPAMESFKAFRGREPRIDALLRHQGMA
- a CDS encoding glutaredoxin family protein, which translates into the protein MSPRHRAIHTLAASAAAAALFGALPAHALYKVVGPDGKVTYTDRPDVSTDRKVQPVNARGGGAANDVSLPYEVRQAALRYPVVIYVAPDCPPCEEGRQFLRGRGIPASEKLVSTPEDGQALQRLTGGNTLPVLTVGAQVVRGWQREQWASYIDAAGYPKDSKLPANFPQGKPEPLTEARQAPVAPPTAPRPAPAPAAEPAPAPAPAPGTIRF